Proteins encoded in a region of the Anopheles ziemanni chromosome 2, idAnoZiCoDA_A2_x.2, whole genome shotgun sequence genome:
- the LOC131281515 gene encoding oligoribonuclease, mitochondrial, translated as MSALINANNIIWIDLEMTGLNVEEDRILEMACIITDGDLNIVAKGPNLVVHESDAVLANMNDWCKEHHAKTQLIDAVRKSTYSVQQVEKEMLNFIKQYCPERSCPIAGNSIYMDRLFLKKYMPGLDEYAHYRVIDISTIKELCKRWNKLAYESAPPKQFVHRSLNDIEESIGELKYYRETFMKTK; from the coding sequence ATGTCAGCTTTAATCAACGCGAACAACATTATTTGGATCGATTTAGAAATGACTGGTTTAAACGTAGAAGAAGATCGAATTCTGGAGATGGCCTGTATCATCACCGATGGCGATTTGAACATTGTGGCGAAAGGACCTAATTTAGTTGTTCACGAGTCAGATGCAGTTTTGGCAAACATGAATGATTGGTGCAAAGAACATCATGCGAAGACACAACTTATAGATGCAGTGAGAAAATCTACGTACTCAGTGCAACAAGTTGAAAAGGAAATGCTAAATTTCATAAAGCAGTACTGTCCGGAGCGTAGTTGCCCGATAGCCGGTAACAGCATTTATATGGATCGGTTATTTCTCAAAAAATATATGCCAGGTCTTGATGAATACGCACATTATCGTGTGATCGATATAAGCACCATCAAAGAACTATGCAAGCGTTGGAATAAGTTGGCTTATGAATCAGCCCCGCCAAAACAATTTGTTCATCGGTCTTTAAATGATATTGAGGAGAGCATCGGTGAATTGAAGTATTATAGAGAAACATTTATGAAGACAAAATAA